The genome window GGCTGCTTCCGCTTGCCCGAGCCGTGCCCAACGGGGTGACAAAACTCTCCCGCTTCGACAGCCTTGGtctcgtcatcatcgtTGTCGATGCcttgctcctcctcgaagTCGGCCTGGGAACCCGAGGCCATTCCGCAGTCAGTAAGCATCCCATAGAGGCTTGACGCGTCAGCAAATCTTGGTCTCTGCGGGCTTTCCACTCACTCCCTATACACCTTCTTCCGCGACGTCCACTCCTTGCGCCAGCGATCCCAGTCGGCGTCAATCTTGGCCGTGTCCTTCGGGGACATGGGTGCCGCAGCCGATTCCTCGCGGAAGGCCTTGAGTGCGGTGAAGATGAGCTCGTTCTGGCGTCGGTGGACGACAACTCTGCTCCGACTTACCCCAGCTGCAACTTCGCTTATCGCGTCACTGAGCTCCTTGGTCTTCGGTTGCGCCTCGAGTGAAGCGATTTCTCGGCGTCAGCGCGCGATACTGCGGCAGACTCACCAGACTGAAGCAACTTTAACTCCTTGCGGCGCTCATCCAGCGCTGACTtgaccttcttgagctGGTTGTCAAGCTGTATCATCTCTTCGGGATCGAGGACGGAGAGCTGGGACTGTGGTTGTcaggggggagggaagaaGGGTTGACATGGGACGAAACgcggggaaggaagggaCAAGCATGCGGACCGCACGCCTCTcggtgaggaaggttgcGACTTGTACGGTGGACGGAAGGTGCGGATTGCCACCAGGTGACTTGCCTGGTTGTAGACGAAGATCGTCTGCTTGCCGTATGgcttgagggtgagggaaCCCTTCTCTGCCTGTTAGCTGATCAGACGCTACGACACAACTCACCAGCCAGCGCGTTGAGGGCCTTCTGAGCCTCGGTCTTGGTGACGCGGTTCTTGAGGTTGGCGGACACGTCCGCTAGATGATGAGCActgcgaggaaggtgtgtTTGAGAACGCACTGCTCGCGTACGGGCGGTTGACCTGGGGTGAGCCACTCAACGAACAATTCAGCTCACAGAACGAAGGTAGTCCAGGACCATCTTGGGCTGTTAACTGGCTGTTGGAGACTCACTTTCTCAGCTGCGGAGGTTAGCAGTGGCGGATAAGGCAGAAAGGAAGGCGGACTAACCGTCATCGCCTTTGACGGGCTTCTCCTTTCTGTCTGGCTTGGGTGGCATGATGATAAGATAATGAGTGGTAAGAGTGTAGATGTTTGTGAGTGCGAGTGACGTGAGTTGGAGAATAGTGAGTTGGAGAATAGTTGGAAAGAGTTTGAAAGAGTTAGAGAAGGTAAGGAAGAGTACTTGTGATGTATCTACTCTACAATGTACGCTGTGAGAAAGATGAGCAAGGCATAGGAATGTTGCATGCGGACTGAACCGCTGTATCACCGTACAAGGTGAATTATATGTGAGGGAGCAGGGAGGGATAACGTCCACTGCGGGGTCAATGAGCCTGACAAATTGTACGTGCTGTCCCTGTTGTACCTGACGCACTTTCAACCTTTAGCAGTGGAGTGCCAGATCGTTCACGAGTATCCAGCACGACTCTACAACTCTCAACCACTCTAGCATTGGAAAGTTTTAGACGCCTCTCGACACCACACAGGCGCTCCCATTGCAACTCTGGACAACTTCGTGAACCGCGCACTCGCCCAGACCAGGGTCCCCTTTTTCCACGGCTCGCACGACACATTTCCTCAACATGCCGCCTAAGAAGAACGCCAacaagggcgacgacaagaGTAGGAGCAAGCAAGTGCGCAGGACTGACGCCCAGCCTTCGGTCTTAAGAACAAGAACAAGTCGTCCAAGGTGCAGAAGTATGTGGAGCAGGTGAACAGGcagcaggccgagggcggcaagagCAAGGCAGACGTGAGTTGCGAGCGAGAGTTGCGAGCGACATTGGGGAACAAACTGACCACAGatggccaaggccaagcaggccgaggaccgAAAGATGGCCAAGGATGCGGCTGAGCAGCGGAAGAAGGCGGAAGCGCAGTTGATGGGCGCCTCCATTCAGCCGCAGAAGGTGCCATTTGGAACGGgtgagttgggtggcgattGGAGATGAGGCccgctgacaacagacCCGAAGACTGTGCGTTCACAAGAAGATGTGCCGGAGTATCTACTGACTGCAGATCCTGTGCGCGTACTTCAAGGCAGGCATCTGCCAGAAGGGCTCGAAGTGCAAGTTCTCGCACGACCCGAACGTCGggcgcaaggccgagaagatGAACCTGTACGAGGATGCGCGTGAAGCCGACGAGAAGACGGCCGGTGCGTAGCGTCGTTGCGGGGTTCCAGGGCATGGCGCTGACGTCCAGATACCATGGACAACTGGGATGAAGCCAAGCTcagcgaggtcgtcgcccagAATGGGAGGAAGCAGAAGACTACGACTGACGTGGGTCGACGGTGGTGTTGGGTGCTGACGCGCAGATCGTGTGCAAGCATTTCCTGCAGGCCATCGAAGACAAGAAGTATGGATGGTTGTGAGTAGAACGCAATGCGGTTAGGCTGTGCTGACACTTAGCTGGATCTGTGTACGTCAAGCTCGCATAATCTATAGGGCacagctgaccccagcccaaCGGCGGCGACACGTGCATGTACCGCCATGCGCTTCCGCCAGGGTTCGtcctcaagaaggacaagaaggacgacgagaaggacaCCATCTCGCTGGAGGACTTtatcgaggtcgaggtaAGCTTGAAATCCAACGTGATCTGACCCAAGCGCCACAAGTTGAAGCCTCCCCTCACGCCCGTCACGCCCGAGACGTTCGCTGCGTGGAAGAAGAACCGCTTGGCaaagaaggaggccgaggaggaggcggtcagcaaggccaagatcCAACAGCGTGCGGCCGGCAAGTTGACAGGCATGACGGGCAAGGACCTGTTCGACTTTGGCGGCGAGATAttcgaggacgaggacgaggatgcccaagaggaggagtgggacATTTCGCGGATGCTTGCGCGTTATGTGAGTTGCTGGGATCGCAGGGTTCTGACGCACAGCGGGACGAGGCAGAGAAtggagacggcgaggacgtcgacgggGTCACAGAGGGTGTGGGCAAGGTCACTGTCAAGGAGTAGAGGTCGGTGTCCATATTGCATCTGCATGCTGCCTGGCGCGTCGCGGGAGTGAGAGGAAGTGGGAGTGTAAGCTTGGGAGAGTGTGAGGTAGGCGGGCGGGCGGGCGTTGGAGGACCGGGTTCAGCGAGCTGCGAGGTTCTAAGTCTTGGCGTCCGAAACTCGGGCCAGGGTGATAAGATCTGGGGGTCAGAGGATCAGAGGAGATGCTTGATTCGTGTTATTACATCAGATTGTTTTGCTGACCCGCGACAAAAGGACCCAGCGTTTGTACCTCATCGAAGCCAAGCCTGCGCCGACGCCTCACCCGCGCGTAATGCAATCCAATCACGCTCGTCCAATTCACTGCGCGGAAGAACGGCTATGGCATGTGGTAGGGGTCAGGTCGCGAGCACAATCCTTGGCTTCTGGGCATATGTAATGTCTTGGCGCCGCATGACCCACTCCCTGTGTTAGCCAACGTTCAGCCAcccaagctcgccaagtTGGCCCAGCCGCCAAGCAGGGGCCGTTGGGCTATGGGCAGCCACGAATTGGCCGGGATGTGGGCGTGAACACATCCGGACTCCAGAGACCGCAAACACAAAAGCCTGCACTCTGTTCGCACTGCGAACGATCCCCACATTGACCAGCACACCCACATTCACTATGCGCTTCTCGCTCCTCGTTTCCGTTGCTGGTGAGTCCAATCACATTCTCAGAGGCCTTGGTCTCTGGAGAGGAGATTCTCCATCCTTGTTTGGTTGCTGAACCCAGccctctccgccgccgttTCGGCCTCGCCTGACAAGCGCCAGGATGACAAGTGCGCTGCCCAGTGCAGCTCTGAGCAGAAGCTCTGCACGTTCCGCGAGTCGCCCGACTGCCCAGTCGTGTGCACTGTGAGTTTGCCATGATCACGAGATGGGGCCGAGCGATTGGTGCGAATTGAATCAACATTGCACCGGTCCCATCGGTCCTGGTCCCTGGCCCTTTACCCGTACCAATACCCGTGCCACTCCTCCGCAGCCACTAACCTCAGGCCACCGAGTACAACAAGTGGGTTGCGTGCCACTCGTGTCTCCTGAGCGTGCCCGACGtcgcccgcgccgacgaggtcaagggTTTCATCAGCCGTCTTGCCGCCGGATGCCTGTCCACCGGCAACTCCCTCACCGGCGGCCCGACCTCGGCTCTCTCGACCGTCACGGCGtctgccgccgccaacaccccctccgcctcggccgtcaCCCCTTCCGCCTCGGGCAGCGCTGCTCCCTCGAGCTCTGCTTCTGCTgcttcggcctcggcctccgcCCCGGCCGCCACAGGCACCTCGGGAGCGATGGACCGCGccgtccccgtcctcgctggCGTTGCTGGTGCCGCGATCGCTCTTCTTGCCTAAGATCTCGGCCCTGGATTCCGGAGTTACTGCAATCTAATACCGTTCAGAAGTATGGAGTTACTGTAATACCACAACCCTGCGTTTACTTTTCTACTGATGCTACTACACGCTCTCGCAGTGCTCGATGCTCTCCCCATCGTCAGCGTTCTCCCCGGCCgcagcgagctcgcgctcacgcgcACCAGCGTCGATGCCCTCGTACATGGCAAGAGGGACAAACCATTGCGTGATCTCAAAGTAATGGTCCATTTCCTGCCGTCAGGCTTCACCTTTACGCCACTTACCTCGAGCGTCCGCCCCTTGGTTTCGGGGAAGAGAGACCAGATCGTCGCCGCGTTTCGTGAACCCGCACAGAACAGAGACGAGGAAGTATTTTCAGCCAATATTCTCCAACGCCACGGGCTTACCTGCCCGATCATAAAGTTGGCGATCCAGCACGCCATGGAGGTGCGCACCGTATCCTTGGCACCGATCGGCGTGTTCATGATCTCGACGGGGCTGGGTTAGCTCTCTCTGAAAAGAACTCACTAGGCCCACGACAGAGGACTGATGCACGCACTGACGATCATGTTCCCCAGCTATCCGACTGCGACAAACGCGCGAGCCTGTGTCAGCGTGCCGTGGCCATCCTGGAACATCTTGAAAATGTATGTGTTCCAGATATACAGGAACAACCTCAAGGAACAAGGGGTCACATGACCAAGTCTGGAGAGAACATGGGGCACTGGCTCACCACGATGCTCCCAACTTCCAACTATTATACAACATGTTGTTGTTCTACATCAAGGCACGACCAATGCTACACTTCGCCAAGCTGTCCAGATGCACAGCCGCGCGCCTAAAAAAGCATGACCGAGGGGTCGTTCCACCCTAGCGCCCCATCCTCCCTCATCAGCTGCAAAATCGTCCCCTGTTGCAGCCGGTAGTGTCCCACAGTCTCGACCCCTTCGCGCGCTAGGGGAAGCCGCTCAGACGTATCGAGCGGGATAGACGACTTCTGGTACTGCTCCTTCTTGGTCGCAGGCTTCTCCCCATACGCCGACTTCTTCCCCCTCTCCAGTTTAAGACACTTGCTGTCGGAGTTAGCGATCTCAAGCCAGGCAACTCACTCCTCTGTCAGGCCGTAcacctcaaggaggaggttcTTGGCGATCAACGCAATGCCGACGACAAGACTGGCGTTGGCAAGCCGCAAGGCAGGGAACTGCTGTTTCTGGCATCAGTTTGACAACTTGTTTCAAGCTTACCTCTGAAACGATCGCGACCTTGTCCTCAATGGACTCGTTATCGGCCCCTGCGACTtgcgcaagctcgatgTGGTTGGCAGTCgacgcgccgtcgcgcacAACATGGCTGAGCGCCTGGATGACAAGCATGGGCTCCTCCTGAAGCTGGTAGTCGAACAGACAGAGGTTCTCTGCAACGTAGAGAACAAACTGGGGGTCGATCTGGTCGAGTTAGCAgacctcgccaaggaaAACTCACTGTATCGCTGGTCTCCACATCGAAGTCGAACGCCTTGGTGAGGGCACGTAAGAACTCGAGCCGCCACGACCGCTTCTCAACTAGAAGGCCATACCATCCCCCCAGCGCAGCGCGACCACGCCTCCCGCCGAATACCTCCGACGACACGCCATGGAGGTAGTTGTACGAGGCTCGGACAAAGTCCAGGTGTTGCACGTTCAGGAGCGTCGAGTGCTTCTGATGAAGAGTCGAGTGCAGCGCCAACGCAGTGTCGGCCAAGCGCCTGTCCTCGCTAGCCTCGAG of Cutaneotrichosporon cavernicola HIS019 DNA, chromosome: 4 contains these proteins:
- the TMA46 gene encoding uncharacterized protein (DRG Family Regulatory Proteins, Tma46) — its product is MPPKKNANKGDDKTFGLKNKNKSSKVQKYVEQVNRQQAEGGKSKADMAKAKQAEDRKMAKDAAEQRKKAEAQLMGASIQPQKVPFGTDPKTILCAYFKAGICQKGSKCKFSHDPNVGRKAEKMNLYEDAREADEKTADTMDNWDEAKLSEVVAQNGRKQKTTTDIVCKHFLQAIEDKKYGWFWICPNGGDTCMYRHALPPGFVLKKDKKDDEKDTISLEDFIEVERHKLKPPLTPVTPETFAAWKKNRLAKKEAEEEAVSKAKIQQRAAGKLTGMTGKDLFDFGGEIFEDEDEDAQEEEWDISRMLARYRDEAENGDGEDVDGVTEGVGKVTVKE
- a CDS encoding uncharacterized protein (Sugar (and other) transporter), translating into MIVSACISPLSWAYPVEIMNTPIGAKDTVRTSMACWIANFMIGQEMDHYFEITQWFVPLAMYEGIDAGARERELAAAGENADDGESIEHCESV
- a CDS encoding uncharacterized protein (Tat binding protein 1(TBP-1)-interacting protein (TBPIP)), which codes for MPPKPDRKEKPVKGDDAEKVNRPYASTDVSANLKNRVTKTEAQKALNALAEKGSLTLKPYGKQTIFVYNQSQLSVLDPEEMIQLDNQLKKVKSALDERRKELKLLQSEIASLEAQPKTKELSDAISEVAAGNELIFTALKAFREESAAAPMSPKDTAKIDADWDRWRKEWTSRKKVYRDLYGMLTDCGMASGSQADFEEEQGIDNDDDETKAVEAGEFCHPVGHGSGKRKQPSSGGSTGRTISVKRTRT